A single Arachidicoccus sp. BS20 DNA region contains:
- a CDS encoding alpha-L-rhamnosidase-related protein: MIFSHKIFGSFLSLLFALITAVDANAQSAAIPTDLRVDLLQNTDKVWKNGFEVKESLEQASKMNDCQTARITSSEPWFSWMMNSDKQGACQTAYQVLVASSARKLKHGIGNVWNSGKIISNLQSGIPYNGKKLLPNTVYYWKVKIWDNTGSSSEFSKTSSFLTDSILKPYQTPYTPIVKSVQQPFLRKRLNSGNELYDFGKDAFGQLRLLVKAKDEQDTLRIYVGEAVDQSGSVDRKPKGEIRYRQLILPLKKGKHYYFPAFAPNKLNTGPRAIHMPEYIGEVMPFRYVETENNANVKIIKSQRYAVNYIFNDTATEFESSDTILNKVWDLCKYTMKATSFTGLYIDGDRERTPYEADALINQLSYYASDAEYNIAKRSMEYLVYHATWPTEWSLQNLLIAWNDYMYSGDIRAVENIYEELKPKTLLALARSDGLISTRTGKQDSSFARSLHLINFDGKTAIRDIVDWPQKGGVGLAPSAQGETDGFVFTDYNSVVNAFHYRALVCMQNLAAAIGKKGDAEFYKKEAEKVKRAFQHSFIDSVAGTIKDGEGTMHSSLHANMMALAFGLVPDKNKSKVLSFIQSRGMACSVYGAQFLLDALYSADDPDYALKLLTSMEKRSWYNMIRTGATMTTEAWDMEFKGNEDWGHAWGSAPANIIVRKLMGVTPLTPAFGTVQIKPQPGTLNRATLKVATLRGRVEVSFSQNVKSFHLETRLPANTHGIVYLPRHRTSDELLRNGKRIVAIPAGNFWLIKNVTPGRNIWQVNYR, from the coding sequence ATGATTTTTTCTCATAAGATATTTGGAAGTTTTTTATCATTATTATTTGCATTGATTACAGCAGTAGATGCAAACGCACAGAGTGCAGCCATTCCGACAGATTTACGTGTAGACCTTTTGCAGAATACAGATAAAGTATGGAAAAACGGCTTTGAAGTCAAAGAAAGTTTAGAACAGGCGAGTAAGATGAATGATTGCCAAACTGCCCGTATCACAAGTTCTGAGCCTTGGTTCTCATGGATGATGAACAGTGATAAACAAGGCGCTTGTCAAACAGCGTATCAAGTATTGGTAGCATCTTCTGCACGGAAACTCAAACATGGTATTGGAAATGTATGGAATTCCGGCAAAATAATTTCTAACCTGCAATCGGGAATTCCATATAACGGAAAGAAGCTATTGCCGAATACGGTTTATTATTGGAAAGTAAAAATATGGGACAATACCGGTTCGTCATCGGAGTTCTCAAAAACATCTTCATTTCTTACAGACAGCATATTAAAGCCTTATCAAACGCCTTATACACCGATAGTAAAATCGGTGCAGCAACCATTCCTCAGGAAACGGCTGAACAGCGGCAACGAGCTTTACGATTTTGGGAAAGATGCGTTCGGTCAATTGAGACTATTGGTAAAGGCAAAGGACGAACAAGACACATTGCGCATTTACGTGGGCGAAGCGGTTGACCAAAGCGGAAGTGTGGATAGAAAACCAAAGGGCGAAATTCGTTACAGACAATTGATTCTTCCCTTAAAAAAAGGGAAACATTACTATTTCCCGGCGTTTGCACCAAACAAACTTAATACAGGACCCAGAGCCATACACATGCCTGAATATATTGGAGAAGTAATGCCTTTTAGATATGTAGAAACAGAAAATAATGCGAACGTTAAAATTATTAAATCACAGCGTTATGCAGTCAACTACATTTTTAATGATACTGCCACTGAATTTGAAAGCTCGGATACAATACTGAATAAAGTGTGGGATTTGTGTAAATACACGATGAAAGCCACAAGTTTTACAGGTTTGTATATTGACGGCGACAGAGAACGTACGCCTTATGAAGCCGATGCGCTCATTAACCAGCTATCATATTACGCATCGGATGCGGAATATAACATAGCCAAGCGCTCTATGGAATATCTTGTTTATCATGCCACATGGCCCACAGAATGGTCATTACAAAATTTGTTGATTGCATGGAATGATTATATGTATTCAGGCGATATACGTGCGGTAGAAAATATTTATGAAGAATTAAAACCTAAAACATTGCTGGCATTGGCGCGTTCTGACGGGTTAATCAGCACACGAACAGGTAAACAGGACAGCAGTTTTGCCAGATCCCTTCACTTGATAAATTTTGACGGTAAAACAGCAATAAGAGATATTGTGGATTGGCCTCAAAAAGGCGGTGTAGGGTTAGCTCCGTCTGCACAAGGCGAAACCGATGGTTTTGTGTTTACTGATTACAATTCCGTGGTTAATGCGTTTCATTATCGGGCATTAGTCTGCATGCAGAATCTGGCAGCCGCCATAGGAAAAAAAGGAGATGCAGAATTTTATAAGAAAGAAGCAGAGAAAGTAAAACGAGCATTTCAGCACAGTTTTATTGATTCTGTTGCCGGAACTATAAAAGACGGAGAAGGAACAATGCACAGTTCTTTACATGCCAATATGATGGCACTTGCTTTTGGTTTGGTTCCCGATAAAAACAAGTCAAAAGTGCTTTCTTTCATTCAGTCAAGAGGAATGGCTTGCAGCGTGTACGGCGCACAGTTTTTGTTAGATGCTTTATACAGCGCTGATGATCCTGATTACGCATTGAAACTTTTAACCTCAATGGAGAAACGCAGCTGGTATAACATGATTCGCACAGGCGCAACTATGACAACCGAAGCCTGGGATATGGAGTTTAAAGGAAATGAAGATTGGGGACATGCTTGGGGCAGTGCACCGGCAAACATTATCGTCAGAAAACTCATGGGCGTAACGCCTTTGACACCCGCATTCGGTACCGTGCAGATAAAGCCACAACCCGGAACATTGAATCGTGCGACACTAAAGGTTGCGACTTTAAGAGGACGTGTTGA
- a CDS encoding LacI family DNA-binding transcriptional regulator — protein MKKLSIADIAAQLNVSKTVVSFILNNRAAEQRISDELVQRVQSFIKEVGYKPNPIAKSLRTGKTNIIALMVENIADPFFASVARLIENSAYKSGYKIIYCSTDNDTEKTKELLTMFRERSVDGYVIAPPEGIQEEIQSLVDEGTPVVFFDRHLPNVHTDVIEIDNQESTYKATNHLISKGYKNIAFITFSSKLTQMKSRLAGYKQAINAAGLNTYIKQIVFDQNEDNIVNPIIDFLKSNQNLDAVLFGALQAGTNGLKAIRHLEYKIPDDIAVISFDDCDVFNLYSPSITAISQPIDKIADSTINLLLKRLNASTQKQQKIVIKTNTVFRKSVK, from the coding sequence ATGAAAAAACTCTCTATTGCTGATATCGCAGCCCAATTGAACGTCTCAAAAACTGTGGTATCCTTTATCTTAAATAACCGCGCAGCGGAACAAAGAATCAGCGACGAACTGGTGCAGCGGGTACAAAGCTTTATTAAAGAAGTAGGATATAAACCGAATCCGATCGCAAAGAGTTTGCGGACAGGGAAGACAAATATTATAGCGTTAATGGTCGAGAACATTGCCGACCCTTTCTTCGCATCTGTAGCAAGATTGATAGAGAACAGCGCTTATAAAAGCGGATACAAAATAATTTATTGCAGTACGGATAACGATACTGAAAAAACGAAAGAATTATTGACGATGTTCAGGGAGCGCAGTGTTGACGGATATGTTATTGCTCCGCCCGAAGGGATTCAGGAAGAAATCCAATCTTTGGTTGATGAAGGCACGCCGGTTGTTTTTTTTGACAGGCACCTGCCCAACGTCCATACGGATGTTATAGAAATAGACAATCAGGAAAGCACATATAAGGCAACCAATCATTTGATAAGCAAAGGATATAAAAACATCGCCTTTATTACTTTTTCATCAAAGCTTACCCAAATGAAATCGAGGTTGGCAGGATACAAACAGGCAATCAATGCCGCAGGGTTAAACACATATATCAAGCAAATTGTCTTTGACCAGAATGAAGATAATATCGTAAACCCGATAATTGATTTTTTGAAAAGCAATCAAAATTTGGATGCTGTTCTTTTTGGCGCTTTGCAGGCGGGAACAAACGGGTTGAAAGCTATACGACATTTGGAATACAAAATCCCCGATGACATTGCCGTTATATCTTTTGACGACTGCGATGTATTCAATCTTTATTCTCCTTCCATAACAGCAATCTCTCAGCCGATAGATAAGATTGCGGATTCAACAATTAATTTGCTGTTAAAGCGACTGAACGCCTCAACGCAGAAGCAACAAAAAATAGTCATCAAAACAAATACGGTTTTTAGGAAGTCTGTGAAATAG
- a CDS encoding glycoside hydrolase family 28 protein, giving the protein MKNLRFIFSIIIFSVCTFYTLCGNLLLAQSKQYNISDYGAVGDGTTLNTETIQSVIDKAGTDGGGTVIIPAGKFLTGMLVMKSNVELHLEKDAVLLGSTNPFDYHTIDMKELPESPKKDDNSPLALLIAYRADNVSITGSGTIDGQGTQLALNIDSLYHLGLIKDPNYSSWGNRPNEKVRPKLFLFALCKNVNIEDATLKSPACWGLSFELCNHLTLNKIHIVNRAFWNNDGTDITDCRNVRITNCNINSADDGICLKSYYPGYCDDSFYISNCTIRSGASAIKFGTASFGGFKNITIDNIKVFDTYRSALAIESVDGGDIENIKATNITAVNTGNAIFIRLGNRVRKEPGQIKNVYIGNVKVQIPFGRPDIDYDLRAEEPAYHNPFASSITGIPNRDVKDITLENIEITYPGRASKAQAYFPLWRLKDFPEKINSYPEFSMFGEMPSWGFYVRHAEGITLKNIVLKLDNDDFRPAFVFDDVKEIDMDKITLPSDYQNNQIVVKDCKEIQLKESGQISVKEIQ; this is encoded by the coding sequence ATGAAAAATCTACGATTCATCTTTAGCATTATTATATTTTCTGTCTGCACATTTTATACATTGTGTGGCAATCTGTTGTTGGCGCAATCCAAGCAATACAACATATCTGATTATGGCGCGGTTGGCGATGGTACCACGCTAAACACGGAAACGATACAAAGTGTAATTGATAAAGCCGGCACTGACGGCGGGGGCACCGTAATAATTCCCGCAGGAAAATTTCTGACCGGTATGCTTGTGATGAAAAGCAACGTAGAATTGCATTTGGAAAAAGATGCGGTTTTATTAGGTAGTACGAATCCGTTTGACTATCATACAATTGATATGAAAGAGCTTCCGGAAAGCCCAAAGAAGGATGACAATTCTCCTTTGGCGCTTTTGATAGCTTACCGTGCCGATAATGTATCCATAACAGGCAGCGGAACGATTGACGGGCAAGGAACTCAATTAGCTTTGAACATAGACAGCTTATATCATCTCGGCCTTATCAAAGACCCGAACTATTCTTCCTGGGGAAATAGGCCGAATGAAAAAGTAAGGCCAAAATTGTTCCTTTTCGCGCTTTGTAAAAATGTAAATATCGAGGATGCAACGTTGAAAAGCCCCGCTTGCTGGGGATTGTCATTTGAATTGTGTAATCATCTTACGTTAAATAAGATTCATATAGTTAATCGTGCATTTTGGAACAATGACGGTACAGATATTACTGATTGTAGGAACGTGCGCATTACCAATTGCAACATTAATTCGGCAGATGACGGTATCTGTTTAAAATCTTATTATCCCGGTTACTGTGATGATTCTTTTTATATCTCGAATTGCACAATTCGCTCAGGTGCGAGTGCTATCAAGTTTGGAACGGCTTCATTCGGCGGATTTAAAAATATTACCATTGATAACATCAAAGTATTTGATACTTACCGATCTGCGCTTGCGATAGAATCCGTTGACGGAGGCGATATTGAAAACATTAAGGCAACAAATATCACGGCAGTAAATACGGGCAATGCCATTTTCATTCGTTTGGGCAACAGAGTGAGAAAAGAACCGGGACAAATAAAGAACGTTTATATCGGAAATGTAAAAGTTCAGATTCCATTTGGCAGACCTGATATTGATTATGACCTTAGGGCAGAAGAACCTGCATATCACAATCCGTTTGCATCTTCCATCACGGGTATTCCGAATCGTGACGTAAAAGACATTACACTTGAAAATATTGAGATTACTTATCCCGGAAGGGCGTCGAAAGCGCAAGCGTATTTTCCTTTATGGAGGTTGAAAGATTTTCCTGAAAAGATAAATAGTTATCCCGAATTTTCCATGTTCGGCGAAATGCCGTCATGGGGGTTTTATGTTCGCCACGCCGAAGGAATTACCTTGAAAAATATTGTGTTGAAATTGGATAATGATGATTTCCGTCCGGCTTTTGTTTTCGATGATGTAAAAGAAATTGATATGGATAAAATCACGCTTCCATCCGATTATCAAAACAATCAGATTGTTGTAAAAGACTGTAAAGAAATTCAACTGAAAGAATCTGGACAAATAAGTGTAAAGGAGATTCAATAG
- a CDS encoding Crp/Fnr family transcriptional regulator, translating into MLKRWLLIGFRCTRSSCRTRINYANIYHWYNILIIQGCLRIFHKDAENAEHNILFCPENWWLADIVSFSEQMPAFYAIAALENTEVFYFSYTDLEQLYVEVPKLERFFRILIQNGFNLYQHRITSNLSMPAEECYELFRRQYPGLEQRISQKHIASYLGITPVFLSMIRKKKYKNL; encoded by the coding sequence ATGTTAAAGCGTTGGCTGTTGATAGGGTTCCGATGTACCCGCAGTTCCTGCCGCACCCGGATCAATTATGCGAACATCTATCATTGGTATAATATCCTTATCATTCAAGGTTGCCTGCGCATTTTTCATAAAGATGCTGAAAATGCAGAACACAATATTCTGTTCTGCCCCGAAAATTGGTGGCTTGCCGATATTGTGAGTTTCTCGGAACAAATGCCTGCGTTTTACGCCATTGCCGCGTTGGAAAACACAGAAGTTTTTTATTTCAGCTATACAGATTTGGAACAATTATATGTCGAAGTTCCAAAGCTCGAACGCTTCTTTCGCATATTAATTCAAAACGGATTCAATTTGTATCAGCATCGCATTACGTCCAATTTATCAATGCCTGCCGAAGAATGTTACGAACTTTTTCGCAGGCAATATCCCGGTTTGGAGCAACGGATTTCCCAAAAACATATCGCTTCTTATCTCGGTATCACGCCCGTTTTTCTCAGCATGATTCGCAAGAAAAAATATAAGAACCTTTGA